The Anomalospiza imberbis isolate Cuckoo-Finch-1a 21T00152 unplaced genomic scaffold, ASM3175350v1 scaffold_78, whole genome shotgun sequence genomic sequence ggctcggagaccttggcacggTGTCAAGAACgcctgtggcttcgatttcaGCCCATGGAAAAACTGCCAACGTTctatgaggaattacaagccacgaGGGTTTGAGTAGGGTGGTAggtgaattaacacagggtgaaaaagtagaattttagggttttaaaatacagggttcaaggggacaagatggagggatttgggtgtgtcctgacctccttcttcttcttcttgccctccatgtcttgctgcgATGGTGACATGTGGacattctcagttcagtcagagagaaaaagagaaggttttctaaccaggcgagagcctgggaagcAGTTGGggaagaatgtaaataattcactaatctctcttgttgttcacattgtttatagatatgttctgccaccgtgcgtcattcactgcacaccagtggtgtgagatgtttttactctaagaccaatgaagtTAGTCTGCATgatgttccctataaatagagtggtgcatttgaaataaatcagagcttCATTTCTTGCCTTCTAATTTGGAGTCCGTCTGCTCCCGTCCTGCTCAACGGCGacagtgacacttttctgttggttgaAGGTAGAGACGCACTGTACAACATAAATGATAGATATTGGCAtgttattgtaaacatagtGCAGGTAGTGTTTAGTGTAAAATGGTAACACCACCCCAAGGGGGTGGGAGTCTGCCACAGACTGACCTGCTAGACAGACCGCAGCTCCTTGAGAAAGCATGTTATAGattgtgggaatccagggcatccctctggctgccctggaaggtctgggaccctggcagggggtcataaacccccctgtacagagccccgagagacactgtctgATCTCtatccatggaaaagagttttcagtcttacaggatgaattacaagctctgactgcttgatataagtagtaattagtgtggcatgggtgcaaaagtagaattttaggattctaggtaaggggttcaaaggaggcaagatggaggaaactgggtgtgccttgtcctttttcttcttcttcttcatgccctccacgtttcactgtggtgttggcatttttttattggtttaggctggggacacactgttcaacatgggtgacagatattggcacgttattgtaaataaAACACATAGTAGTTTTTGGTacataatgtttgtaacatcccactgaggggcagagccctgcacGCTGTCCTGcgagacagacctgctgcaggtcagagagaaaatattttagataagaagaaataaacacccttgaaaaccagcacagatgaattacgactccttctttggcagcggggctgaaagacagagactttacCATCTTGGGATCATCTAAAAATCACAGATCCCAACAacagataagagaaaataaatgacCTTGAGAAGCCAACCCTATTCATTCtgacttcttctttggctgcgcGGGCTGGGAAGCAAGGACTTTTGCATTTTCGGGGTCACCTCTACTGCCAGACACCTGAGACCTGGGAAtcgccccagagcccccagccctccttgTGCCTCCTGCCCCCTCACCCCAAGGGACTCCGGTgcctctcccagtccatcccagtgtctcCCAGTGACCTCACAGTCCCTCCCAGGGTCCCCagagtccctcccagttcctctcAGCCCACAGCCATTCCATTCCGAGTCTATCCCAGTCCCTCTAACTCCACTCCCAGACCTCCACCctctctcccagtgccctcccagtccattccaaGTCCTTTTCAGCCCAATCCCAGACCtcccctctgtcccagcctTCCCCCACCCTATCCAAtttcattcccagtccctctcaATGCCACACCAGCCCTCTCCCacctctcccagttccccccagctgaccccagtgtgtccccaaaCTCTCCCAGGACCCAACCCACTGTGTGCATCTCGCTGGTACCCTCGAGCTCCCAGCCCAACCCTGGCCACCTGCTCTGCTCCGTGATGGATTTCTAGCCTGCCCACATCCAGCTGAGGTggttccagggccagcaggagctcttGAGGCATGTGGTGGTCACCGACGTGGTCCCCAATGGGGACTGGAgccaccagctcctggtgctgctggaaaccCCCCACTCCCAGTGCGGGGTCACCTGCAGCTGTCAGGTGGAGCACATCAGCCAGGAGCACCCCCTGAGCCGGCACTGGGGCACGTCCCGGCTCCCACAGCGCCAGGGACAGTGGGAGAggcactgggggggctgggagggggattggggtgtgctgggagcaactgggaaggAGTTTAAGATAGCCTGGTTTCAATAGGAGAGGAGCTCGGGGGTGTGGAAGGGCTGAGAAGTGGTTTgaaggatgctggggagggtgggatggggttccaggggtcctggtggacactgggagggagtttgggggtgctgggtgtgactgggagggattggagtgagcctggaggagctggaaggagattggggatggaaaagcagaggttgTGATGAGATTggttgtgctgggaagggacagggaggggtctgggtgagtcctggtggggctgggaagggactgggagagggcttgggggtcctggggctgTAGGGACAACTGGAAAGGGGTGGTGGGATCCTGAGGGGAATGGGAGAGGTTTTGGAGGGTGCTGGGGAAGTTAGGAAGGGATCTTGCGAAGGTTTCAGGAGGtcctgggtgggctgggggtgactgggaaAATGCTTGGAGGGGCTTGGGGTGTCtgtgagaggttttggggggtcctgaccccTGCAGATCCCCCAGAGATGTTGCCGGACGCCGCCCACAGAAAGATGCCAATGGGGATGAGGGACTCCGAGTTGGGCTTCATCTTCCTGGCGCTGGGGCTCGGCTTCTACCTGGGCAAGAAGGCCAGGGTGGTCCCGGGGGTGGTGTCCCCCCTCCCCCAGAGCATGTCTGCTCCCCCCGCGGCCCCCAGCCCGGTGTCAccccttttctctgcacacagagctcctcAGCCGCGAGGAGCCACAGCCCCTCCCCGTGGTCTCCGTCCCCGcgctgattttggggggggttgtgtgtccccccagccctgctgtcactctgcccCTGGCATGGGGACAAcagacccagcctgggcacacggagggaatttattaccaaccaaacacagcagcacaaggagaagggaaagaaatccctccaacaccttccccccacccaacggGGATCACCCACAACAGGGCTTATCCACGATGGAGAGACGGGGACAGCCGAGTTTAGACCAGAAGCCAATTTCATTGAGGGTACCAGGTGTTTATACAGGGTTTTACTTGTGTGGTGCTCAGATAGGGCTCGATGTTTGCTAACAATTTCCCATTGGTTACACATTCTTCATGACATCACGGCACCTGGGAACATTATCTTATCACAAAGTCTCACAACAGGTTGCTTGGTCACTTCTTGCCCAGGGAGACTtaaactgtgtctgtgtctcccacAGTTGCTGCTCAGTCAGGCCTCAGATATCGGCCCCTTTATCAGCTCCATTGTTTTACTCTCTGTTTTCATCCCCATTCGggggcaccagggctctgcccaatgggggtcactggggatcatccagcctGGATCCTCCCAtaggggatggagctggagcagcccacaaagctcttccctcactctcttccctcactccaagctcttccctcactcgaGGCacttgcagggcttcccttagtGGTgtctccgttggtgttgggtcaagtttgagctcctggagaagctcttcccacactccccacactcgtagggcctctccccactgtggatgcgccggtgcaTGGTGAGGTGGGAGTTTTggttgaagcccttcccgcagtcagggcagcggaagggcctctcatctgtgtgaatccgctcatGTAGGAGGACATTGCAGCTGgtgtgaaacctcttcccacactggggacactcgtagggcctctccccagtgtggatgcgcaggtgtcttctcagtttGGAGCTCCgcccaaagctcttcccacattccaagcaggtgtagggccgttccccagtgtggatcacctggtgctggatcaggtgggagctgtgcatgaagctcttcccacactccccacactcgtagggcctctccccggtgtggatgcgccggtgtCTTCTCAGTTCGGAGCTCCacccaaagctcttcccacattccaagcactggtaaggccgttccccagtgtggatcacctggtgctggatcagggtggagctgtggctgaatcccttcccacactccccacactcatagggcctttccccagtgtggatcctctggtgttCGATCAgcttggagctgcagctgaagccctgcccacattccaagcacttgtgtggcttctccctgccatgaggcttCTCCAGAAGCTCCGTGCTCTGGCTGGATCTCCGGccgccttcctggctcaggggggctctttcctccccacagctccctgggctgggtttgcagcccctcctcctgcaggatgtccggggcttttcctccttctccatccagccacaccctgagaatgaaaaatcctggtttggggaaaaaaacaagagagCACCTTGGACTGGAGGTTCCTCCCTGCCCAAGTTCATCTCAAGAAGTCATTGGTGAGTTTTTGTGTGtaagaacctccaaaacactAAGATTCAGCCCAAAAGTCCTGCAAACTTCCAGACACAGatcaaaaactccccaaacatCAAAAGTGAGCAAAAACCTCCTCCAAAAGATAAAGATTCAGCTGCCACATAAAACTAAAGCACCAACATTTAGCCCAAGCaagctcagaaacaccaagattcaccccgtgaaaatcctggatccccctccacagtcacctgctgcatgtgaggggagca encodes the following:
- the LOC137467762 gene encoding zinc finger protein 154-like, with protein sequence MNLGREEPPVQGALLFFSPNQDFSFSGCGWMEKEEKPRTSCRRRGCKPSPGSCGEERAPLSQEGGRRSSQSTELLEKPHGREKPHKCLECGQGFSCSSKLIEHQRIHTGERPYECGECGKGFSHSSTLIQHQVIHTGERPYQCLECGKSFGWSSELRRHRRIHTGERPYECGECGKSFMHSSHLIQHQVIHTGERPYTCLECGKSFGRSSKLRRHLRIHTGERPYECPQCGKRFHTSCNVLLHERIHTDERPFRCPDCGKGFNQNSHLTMHRRIHSGERPYECGECGKSFSRSSNLTQHQRRHH